The Stenotrophomonas maltophilia sequence TTCGGTGCCCGCTTCGCTCATTCAATGACTCGACGACAGCGCGGCGCCTGGCGTACGGTGCTTTCCCAGGCGATCAACCAAGGTCTCACTTGCATCGTTGAGACCGAACACTTCAACGGTCGCGCCGTGCTCGCGCAGCTTCATCACTACCCTGTCGAGCGCATCAACGGCGGTCAGGTCCCAGAAGTGGGCGTCCTTCAGATCGATTTTGACGTTCTTGGGGACATCCAGATAGTTGAAGCTGCTCACGAACTGTCCGGCAGACGCAAAGAACACCTGCCCCCTCACAACGTAGACGCGCGAGTCGATGTCGACCTGGGTGTCGTCGATGCTCAGCATCTTTCCGACCTTGCGGGTGAAGAACACGGCCGACAGGACCACGCCTGTCAACACGCCCTTGGCAAGGTCGTGGGTAGCCACGGTCACGATGACCGTCCCAACCATCACAATTGAAGAGCTCTTGGGATGAACGGCCAGCTCGCGCAGCGAGCGCCAGCTGAAGGTTCCGATGCTGACCATGATCATCACCGCGACCAGTGCGGCCATTGGAATCTGACTTACCAGGTTTGACCCATAAACAACGAGGAGGAGCAGAACCACGCCGGCCACCAGGCAGGAGAGACGGCCTCGGCCACCGGAAGTGATGTTGATCACCGACTGGCCGATCATTGCACAGCCTGCCATGCCCCCAAAGAAGCCCGTTACGGTGTTAGCCAAGCCTTGGCCCGCACATTCGCGATTCTTCTGGCTCGGGGTATCGGTCATGTCTTCGACGATCTGCGCGGTCATCAGCGATTCCAACAAGCCAACGACCGCCAAAGTCGCCGAAACCGGCAGCAGGATCTGGAGTGTTTCCCAGGTGAATGGCACGTCCGGAATCAGGAACGACGGCAGGCTGTCAGGCAGCGCCCCCATGTCGCCTACGGTGCGTACCTGGAAGCCGAAATACATGGAAGCGGCCGTAAGAACCACGATCGCCACCAATGCCGAAGGAACGGCTTTGGTCAGCAGCGGCAGCAGGTAGATGATTGCCAGACCCACAGCACAGATCGCATACACCATCCACGGCATGCCGATGAGCTCGGGAAGCTGCGCCATGAAAATGAGAATCGCCAGTGCATTCACAAATCCGGTCACCACCGAGCGCGACACAAAGCGCATCAGCGAGCCCAACCGCAGGGCGCCGGCCAGCATCTGCAGCACGCCGGCCAGGATGGTGGCGGCAAACAGATACTGGATGCCGTGCTCGCGCACCAGCGTAACCATCACCAACGCCATGGCGCCGGTCGCAGCCGAGATCATGCCAGGGCGGCCACCGGCGATGGCGGTGATGACGGCGATGCAGAACGAGGCATACAAACCTACCTTTGGGTCGACGCCGGCGATGATGGAAAACGCGATTGCCTCAGGAATCAGGGCTAGCGCAACGACGATGCCCGACAGCAGGTCACCACGGATGTTACCGAGCCATTGCTGGCGCAGGGGATAAATTGCAGACATAGGAAATGATCTCCGCGCACAGCCGTGCGCGCCAAACTAAAGAAACAGGCACCCTTCCAGACCTAAGTGTCTGGATCGCTTCTTCAATCAAGCCTCAGGGTGGAGTCATCGCTAGCCGATCCGTTAGGTATTTGACGGTCTATTGTAGGCCGGCATAGCGCCTGAGGGGAAATCCGGCATTGCGGTCGCCTCGGTGCATTCTCAATGGGTAGCTTCCCAGATCCCAAGATCATTTCGCAGGCGAGGTCGACAAGCTGGTAGGCAGTTGATCAGACTGAATTGAGCTCTGACCGAATCGCCAAAGAACAGGTGGACATTCGCCACGGGTCCTATGTCCCGCTATCGGCCATAAGCAGACATCCACCCCATCCCTGATAAACATCCCTAGACCGCAGCAGACCTCGAGCCTGCTGCGGTCAATTGGTTTTGGGGCAGACTACGCCAATGGCCTAAATTCCCCTAGGTCAGTGAGTCTAGCTCGTCCCTTCTAGGACGCCTTAGGCCACTTCAAGTTGATGCATCGTCCGCACAGAAAATCCCATGCATCGCGCCCAGCAGTGCTGCAACGCGCGGGTCTGCCATGCGGTAGATGATCGACCGCGATTCCCGCCGGGTCGCTACAAGCTTTCGTTGGCGGAGTTCGGCCAGTTGCTGGGAGAGCGCCGGCTGTCGAATGCCAGTTGCGTCCTCAAGTCCGCCCACCGTCATTTCACCTTGCGCGAGCTGGCATAGCAGCAACAGGCGCGAGGGGGTGGCCATGAAGCGCAGCAACTCGGCCACTTCGGGCACGCGCTCCTTCATCGTGGCTAGGTCAGACGGGCTGAATGGGGGGCTGGTCACAGGCAATGGCAACTTGGGCGGCTGAGGTGATGCGAACACCATGGGTGGCCCGTCCAATCTAGCATGCTTCAATAGTTGCACATATTAGGTAACTATGTAATTCTCAGGCCACGAAGCCTCCTGGAGCCAGTCATGATCCCATCCGTAGAGACAGACGCCCCCCTGGAGCAGGCTGTGCGCCTAGTCAGCGATGCGCGTGCCGGCCTGCTTCCCTCGCCTTCCGTGAAGACGTTCTTTGATCCTGCTACGTTTACTGCCAGCCACGTCGTACGCGATCCAACTTCTTCAGCGTGCGCCGTCATCGACAGCGTCCTGGACTTCGACATGGCCGCAGGCCGCACGTCCACTTCCTCCGCATCGGCGTTGGTGGACTACGTGCGTGCCGAGCGCCTGCAGGTGCAATGGTTGCTGGAAACCCACGCGCATGCCGACCACCTGTCCGCGGCTCCATGGCTGCAGGAGCAGGTGGGAGGCGCGCTGGCTATTGGCGAACACATCACCGCAGTCCAAGAAACCTTCGGCAAGGTCTTCAATGCCGGTACTGCATTCAAGCGGGATGGCAGCCAGTTCGATCGCCTGTTCGCCGACGGTGCCTCCTTCCGAATCGGTAATCTGCAGGCTATGTCGCTGCACGTGCCAGGCCACACTCCCGCTTGTCTGGCGTACGTGATCGGCGACGCCGTGTTTCCTGGAGATACGCTGTTCATGCCGGACTACGGCACCGCCCGATGCGACTTTCCAGGTGGTTCGGCTCGCCAGTTGTATCGCTCGATCCAGCGCCTGCTGTCCCTACCCGACGCCACCCGCGTATTCCTGTGCCATGACTACAAAGCCACCGGCCGGGACCATTTCGCATGGGAAACAACCATCGGTGCCGAAAGGACAACAAACATGCATGTGCACGAGGGCGTGAGCGAAGCCATGTTTGTGGAACTGCGGGAGGCTCGTGATGCCACGCTTCCGATGCCACGGCTGATCCTGCCGTCAGTGCAGGTCAACATGTGCGCCGGCCATCTGCCCGAACCCGAGGACAACGGCGTGCGCTACCTCAAGCTGCCGGTGGACCTGCTATGACGCTCTCTCATTTGGCCTGGTACTGGCCGCTCGCTGGCGGTGCCATGATCGGAACAGCGGCCGGTGCCTATCTGGTCCTTCTCGGCCGCGTTGCCGGCATCTCGGGTCTGCTTGCCAAGACACTGGGCATGCCGGGTGACGGCGGACGCGGGAGTGCAGCCCTGTTCATGGCAGGACTTGCCCTGGCGTCAGGCTTGGCATTGGCGGCCAGGCCCATACTATTGCCGGCGCTCTCCGCAAACGGAGCAGTGGTATTGGTGATTGCCGGACTGCTGGTGGGTTACGGAACTCGCCTTGGCGCTGGCTGTACCAGTGGGCACGGTGTCTGCGGCCTGGGCCGGGCATCGCCTCGGTCGGCGATGGCTACCTGCGTGTTCATGCTCATGGGCATGGCCACGGCGACCCTAGTACCGATTGTGGCGGGAGGCACGGCATGACCCGTCTCGCCGCGTTCCTGTGCGGCGCACTCTTCGGACTGGGACTGGTCGTATCCGATATGGCCAACCCAGCCCGCGTGCTTGCTTTCCTTAATGTGAGCGACGCCTGGGACCCTTCTCTGGCGCTGGTCATGCTGGGCGCACTGATCCCATCCAGCGCAGCCTACTTGTGGATACGCGCCCGCAGAACGCCGCTGCTTGCCGCATCGCTGCACATTCCCACCCATCGCATCATCGATCGGCGCCTTGTGATCGGTGCGGCGATATTCGGCCTGGGATGGGGACTGGCCGGAGTGTGTCCCGGCCCTGCCATCGCGTTGCTGGGAACCGGCCAGCCCTTCGCGATCATCTTCACCACGGCAATGATCGCAGGCGTGATCCTGCATGGCCTCATTCATCGCCCCACTGCAACTACGGGACAACCATGAACCTCAAGCCACTCTCTGCCTACCTCAAGGTATCCGGTCAGCTCCTGCCAGAGGATATTGAAGCTCTGAAGGAGCAGGGCTTTGGGAGCGTGATCTGCAATCGGCCCGACGACGAACAGCCGGAGCAGCCCAGTCACCATGCGCTGCAGGCTGCCTGCCAACAGGCGGGCATGCAATTTGCCTATCTTCCGGTAGTGCCTGGTGTCATTACCGATGATCAGGTGCATACCTTTGCCAAGTTGATCGACGCGCTGCCACGCCCTATTGCCGCGTATTGCAGAACCGGCACCCGCGCTGCGATGCTTTGGGCGCTGTCGGAAGTCGTTCACAACGGAGCGGCGTTTGCCCACGTCCTGTCTGTTGCCTCGGACGCAGGCTACGACCTTTCCTCCATCGCAACACGGCTGCAGCAAGGTCCGGCGTCCGCCGACTGACATATGGAAACGCTATCTATGCTGCAGTGGGTGCTGGGCGGCCTGTCTGGCGTCCTGGTCGGCTTCGTCCTCGGCGTGGTTGGCGGAGGCGGATCCATCCTGGCGGTACCACTGATGCTCTACGTGGTCGGAGTGGAAGATCCGCATGTGGCTATCGGTACCAGCGCCCTGGCAGTGGCGGTCAACGCGGTGTCGAATCTGGTGATACATGCCCGTAGAGGGAATGTTCGTTGGCCCTGTGCCTCGGTCTTCGCCCTGGCGGGGATCGCGGGCGCCTACCTGGGTTCCAGCTTGGGCAAGGCGTTCGACGGCAACAGGCTGTTGGCGCTGTTTGCTGTGGTCATGGTCATTGTCGGCATCGCCATGCTTCGCAGGCGCAACACGCTTGGCTTCGCGGACGCTCGGCTCGGCAGACGCAATGCACCCGCACTGATTGGGCTGGGCGCCACTGCCGGTGGGCTTTCTGGCTTCTTTGGCATTGGCGGAGGTTTCCTCATCGTGCCCGCACTTGTGGCCGCGACGGGAATGCCGATCATTGCCGCAGTCGGAAGCTCGCTCCTCGCCGTCGCCGCATTCGGCATGACCACCGCACTGAACTACGCGCATGCAGGCCTGATCAACTGGAAGCTCGCGGCAGTGTTCGTCGTTGCCGGGATGGCTGGCGGTACTGCAGGAGCAGCAATTTCGACGAAGCTTGCCAGCTATCGTGGAGCTCTGAACACGGTATTTGCAGTACTGATCTTCATTACTGCCGCATACATGCTGTGGAAGGTGAGCTGACCGTATGTGTTCCAGACCACAGCCGAGTACTGATAGCCAGCGCAGCGCTTCAAAGGCATTGATAGGAAGATACTACGAACGTTGGTCCACATCTTCCAGAGTCAAATAAGATACGACGGCTCGAAGCGCCTTGCGATCAGCTTCGAAATCCATGCCCAATAGGCCGCGCTCCAACGCAATGCGGGCATGCGCCTGTGATGCGACTCTTGTCGCTTCATTCGAGGACCCTGCCAACGCTACGAAGGCCTTCTGCAGCCGGATGTTGACCTCCAGCGAGCCGGCGGCATCCCTGGAGATTGGTGTGAATGCATCCTCGAACATGTCGCGGACATCGAGGCACTGCACGTGCACACGCGGATAGAGCACTTCACACGTCGCAGCGTCCCCGGTGTGGCTGGCCCATGCACAGAGCAGCCTGACACAGGTCCCGATGACGTCGATGCAGGTGCCAGGGTCGTTCACCGCAGGTGACATGGCTCGCTGGGCAATTTCCGCAAGCACGACCAGCCCGAACCGTGGGTCATTCTCGATGGAGCGCGCGTCACTGAAGGAGATGGCTGAGATCACTTCACTCTGCACGTCCGGAAGTGGATTCCCTTCAATGGCTATCAAGGGACGGGCTGGGGTCGCGAACGTACCCGGCTGGCAGAGCAGATGAACTCGCAGATCATGTTCTTGTGCAATGCCGTCAATCCGGGCGACGTCCACATGTTCAACGTAGGCAATTTGATCGCCAACCAGCAGTATCGCCCCCTTCCCTACCGGGACCGCACTGGCTCCGCCGAGCCGAGGCTCCTCGGCGCGGCGCTTCATTGCTGCTTTGGTCGCCCGCTCCACCAGATCGATGGTTTCGCCAACGCGGCCAAAGCGTGAGAACTGCTCGATAGCCCGGAGCAACGTCACTGTGATGACGATGATGACCGCGATGGTTGCCCCGAACAAGACAAGCCGGCCGCTGTCTCCGTAGATGCCGGTGCTGAGCGCGATGAGGCCGACGATCGAGAACAGGAAGGCACCAATGAAGGTGGCCAGCGCACCTTGGGCCCGGGCGTCTTCGATCAGCAGGCGGGCCGCGCGCGGGGTGGCGCTGCTGGATGCGGAGCCGTATGCCGAGACCATGGTGGACAGCGAGAAGGTGGTGACCGTCAGCATTGACGCGGCAAGTATGCCAAGGATGTTGCCGACGGAATCTGCGCCGATCCGTGCGGCAAGGCCAACGGGAATGAGGAACTTCAGGAACGCGCCGGCCAACGCCGTGATGATGCCTAGGGCGCCATACAGGGTCGAACGGAACCACATCCGCTTGGTAACTTTGCTGGCTGCGAGCCTCAGTCGGCTGAGCATGGGCTACTTCCTGAGCAGTTCGACCATCAATAGCACGGTCGGGTGCCGAGGCCACGTCAAAGGCAGGGTCATGCCCGGCCCAAGGCAGATGCCGCCCCTCCGGGCGGCATCTGTGTACGGATTCTACGAGCGCACCTTGTCCAGGAACTGACGGTGGCGTTCGTACTGATCGAGCACATCGTGGATGAGCTGAACCTTGGTCCACCCCATGACGTCGTAGTCCTGCCCGCCCTCCCGCAGATAGACCTCCGCACGGTAATGACGGGTGCCCTCGCTGACCGGCCGACGGGGATCCTGCAGGGCGAACGTCGGCGGCTCATAGGGCTGGGGCCGTACGGAGTAGAAGAAGTCCATCTCCTCGCCATGGCCAACCTGTAGCCACGCACGACCATCCTCTCCCTTGGAGACCTGGACCGGCAGATCCTGCTTGCGAAGCTCAGCGGCAACCTCTTCCAATGCAGGAATGACGCGCTGCTCGATGAAGCCGGTCACCTCGATCTTCAACGGGTTGTGCGCCAGCAGGCGCAGGCGCGCCCGCCAATCCTCGCTGGTACCCGGTAGGATACGTGCCTCGCGCAGGATCGAGCGCTTGGTGGCATCCAGATGCATGGCCTTCAGCAGTCCCCAGCACATCAGGATCATGACGATCGTAAATGGCAACGCGCTGGCAATGGTGGCAGCCTGCAACGATTCCAGCCCGCCAGCCACCAGCAATGCAATCGCCAGGCCGCCGACCAGCAGCGCCCAGAAGATCCGCTGCCAGACCGGCGATTCCTGCTCACCCTTCGAGGTGAGCATGTCGATTACCAGGGCACCGGAGTCCGCTGAGGTTACGAAGAACAGCGCAACCAGGATGACCGCCAGCGAAGAGGTCAGCATGGTCAGCGGCAGGTGCTCCAGGAACTCGAAGAGCGCCATCGAGCTGTCGGTTGAGACCGCCTGCACCAACTGCTGTATGCCCTCCGCCCGCACCATGTGCAACGCGGTGTTGCCGTAGATGGTCATCCACAGGAATGTGAAGCCAAGCGGTACGAGCAGCACCCCCACCACGAACTCACGGACGGTGCGTCCACGTGAGATGCGCGCGATGAACATGCCAACGAAGGGCGACCACGCAATCCACCAGCCCCAGTAGAACAGCGTCCAGCCACCCAGCCAACCAGTGGGTTCGTAGGCATAAAGGTTGAAGGTCATCGAGAACAGCTGGGAAACGTACATGCCGGTGTTCTGCACCAGCGCCTGCATCAGGTGAACGGTGGGTCCACAGACCAGCACGAAGGCCAGCAGCGCCGCCGCCAGGATCATGTTGAGCTCGGACAACCTGCGTACGCCGCTGTCCAGGCCAGCCACGACCGATCCGGTGGCCACCAGTGTGATGACGGTGATCAAGCCAACCTGGGCGAGCGTACTGACCTCCAGGCCGAACAGGTAGTTCAGGCCGGCGTTGATCTGCATGACGCCCAGCCCCAGCGAGGTGGCAAGGCCGAAGATGGTACCCAGCGCGGCAAACGTGTCTACGGCATGTCCCAACGGGCCGTGGATACGGTCGCCGATGAGCGGATACAGCGCGGAGCGGACACGCAGCGGGAGATTGTGTCGGTACGCAAAGTACGCCAGCGACAGCGCCACCACAGCGTAGATCGCCCATGCGTGGATGCCCCAGTGGAAGAACGTGATGCGCATCGCCTGGCGGGCAGCGGCGGCCGACTCGGGCGAACCAACCGGCGGCGTGGCGTAGTGCATGATGGGCTCGGCAACGCCGAAGAACATCAGACCGATGCCCATGCCGGCAGCGAACAACATGGCGAACCAGGAGCCGTAGCTGTAGTCCGGCGTACTGTGGTCAGGGCCGAGCTTGATGCGGCCGTAACTGCTGATGGCGACGCCGACAACGAAGACCAGGAAGCCGGCTACTGCAAGGATGGTGAACCAACCTGCATCATTGGCTGCCCATGACTTGGCCGCGGTGAACCACCGCGTGGCCATTTCGGGCGCGAAGGCGGCAAGCGCGAGCAGCGCGATGACGATGGCTGCCGTGGGAATGAACACCTGCGGAAGGATCCGCTGGCGAACGGGGGGATGTTGCGGAGCCGTGCTCTGCATGGATACCTCCGTGTTATTGGGTGGAAGAACCTGCGGCTTGCGCGAGGCCGATCAGAAGTAGAAGCCGATATTGAGGTTCAGCCGCGAATGCCAGCTGGAAGGGCCTCCTTCGTCGATGCCGATACCATCACCACCAGCAAACCACATGTTGCGGCCAGCGATCCAGTCGACATAGGTGAGCATGATGCCTTTCTGCAGGCTGCAACCGGTCACGTTCTGCCACGAATCACGAAGGCCCGCGCGGTGCCCGACCGGGCGGGTCATGCTGAGGTTGTTATAGCAGGTGATGTCATCCAGCCAGCCCTTCTGGCCGAACGAATAGGCGATGTTGGCGCTTGGCACATCCGCCTGCGCTGCAACCTGGAAGGGGGATTGGAACGCCGACATTGCGATGCGATCTCCGGGCACGTCATACCGGTACCGCGCCCACTGCAGCTGCGCGGTCCAACCATCGCGCTGCCACTGTGCATGGAGGGCAGCGCCCTGATGACCGTAGTGACGCCGTGTCTGAGTGTTCTGCACCTTGCCAGCAAACGCTGATGCGCCCAGCAACAGTTCGCCGCCGCCCCAGTCGCGCGCGCTCTCCACGCGTGCATGCAGTCGTTGCCGCTCGCGATACGGCAACGCCTCGGTCTGCGCGACATCAAAGGAGTAGCGATCGTAGCGAGCCCCGGACCCGTATTCGTCTCCGGAGAACCAGCCAAGATGCCAGGTTGTGCTGCCGCTGCGGTGAATCACTACAAGGCCCGGATCGTAATCATCCTCGACGCCCAGGTAGTAGCCGGAGCCGAACCA is a genomic window containing:
- a CDS encoding ArsR/SmtB family transcription factor, producing MKERVPEVAELLRFMATPSRLLLLCQLAQGEMTVGGLEDATGIRQPALSQQLAELRQRKLVATRRESRSIIYRMADPRVAALLGAMHGIFCADDAST
- a CDS encoding YeeE/YedE family protein: MTRLAAFLCGALFGLGLVVSDMANPARVLAFLNVSDAWDPSLALVMLGALIPSSAAYLWIRARRTPLLAASLHIPTHRIIDRRLVIGAAIFGLGWGLAGVCPGPAIALLGTGQPFAIIFTTAMIAGVILHGLIHRPTATTGQP
- a CDS encoding BCCT family transporter: MQSTAPQHPPVRQRILPQVFIPTAAIVIALLALAAFAPEMATRWFTAAKSWAANDAGWFTILAVAGFLVFVVGVAISSYGRIKLGPDHSTPDYSYGSWFAMLFAAGMGIGLMFFGVAEPIMHYATPPVGSPESAAAARQAMRITFFHWGIHAWAIYAVVALSLAYFAYRHNLPLRVRSALYPLIGDRIHGPLGHAVDTFAALGTIFGLATSLGLGVMQINAGLNYLFGLEVSTLAQVGLITVITLVATGSVVAGLDSGVRRLSELNMILAAALLAFVLVCGPTVHLMQALVQNTGMYVSQLFSMTFNLYAYEPTGWLGGWTLFYWGWWIAWSPFVGMFIARISRGRTVREFVVGVLLVPLGFTFLWMTIYGNTALHMVRAEGIQQLVQAVSTDSSMALFEFLEHLPLTMLTSSLAVILVALFFVTSADSGALVIDMLTSKGEQESPVWQRIFWALLVGGLAIALLVAGGLESLQAATIASALPFTIVMILMCWGLLKAMHLDATKRSILREARILPGTSEDWRARLRLLAHNPLKIEVTGFIEQRVIPALEEVAAELRKQDLPVQVSKGEDGRAWLQVGHGEEMDFFYSVRPQPYEPPTFALQDPRRPVSEGTRHYRAEVYLREGGQDYDVMGWTKVQLIHDVLDQYERHRQFLDKVRS
- a CDS encoding SulP family inorganic anion transporter, producing MSAIYPLRQQWLGNIRGDLLSGIVVALALIPEAIAFSIIAGVDPKVGLYASFCIAVITAIAGGRPGMISAATGAMALVMVTLVREHGIQYLFAATILAGVLQMLAGALRLGSLMRFVSRSVVTGFVNALAILIFMAQLPELIGMPWMVYAICAVGLAIIYLLPLLTKAVPSALVAIVVLTAASMYFGFQVRTVGDMGALPDSLPSFLIPDVPFTWETLQILLPVSATLAVVGLLESLMTAQIVEDMTDTPSQKNRECAGQGLANTVTGFFGGMAGCAMIGQSVINITSGGRGRLSCLVAGVVLLLLVVYGSNLVSQIPMAALVAVMIMVSIGTFSWRSLRELAVHPKSSSIVMVGTVIVTVATHDLAKGVLTGVVLSAVFFTRKVGKMLSIDDTQVDIDSRVYVVRGQVFFASAGQFVSSFNYLDVPKNVKIDLKDAHFWDLTAVDALDRVVMKLREHGATVEVFGLNDASETLVDRLGKHRTPGAALSSSH
- a CDS encoding TIGR01244 family sulfur transferase, yielding MNLKPLSAYLKVSGQLLPEDIEALKEQGFGSVICNRPDDEQPEQPSHHALQAACQQAGMQFAYLPVVPGVITDDQVHTFAKLIDALPRPIAAYCRTGTRAAMLWALSEVVHNGAAFAHVLSVASDAGYDLSSIATRLQQGPASAD
- a CDS encoding YeeE/YedE family protein gives rise to the protein MTLSHLAWYWPLAGGAMIGTAAGAYLVLLGRVAGISGLLAKTLGMPGDGGRGSAALFMAGLALASGLALAARPILLPALSANGAVVLVIAGLLVGYGTRLGAGCTSGHGVCGLGRASPRSAMATCVFMLMGMATATLVPIVAGGTA
- a CDS encoding sulfite exporter TauE/SafE family protein; its protein translation is MLQWVLGGLSGVLVGFVLGVVGGGGSILAVPLMLYVVGVEDPHVAIGTSALAVAVNAVSNLVIHARRGNVRWPCASVFALAGIAGAYLGSSLGKAFDGNRLLALFAVVMVIVGIAMLRRRNTLGFADARLGRRNAPALIGLGATAGGLSGFFGIGGGFLIVPALVAATGMPIIAAVGSSLLAVAAFGMTTALNYAHAGLINWKLAAVFVVAGMAGGTAGAAISTKLASYRGALNTVFAVLIFITAAYMLWKVS
- a CDS encoding MBL fold metallo-hydrolase, which gives rise to MIPSVETDAPLEQAVRLVSDARAGLLPSPSVKTFFDPATFTASHVVRDPTSSACAVIDSVLDFDMAAGRTSTSSASALVDYVRAERLQVQWLLETHAHADHLSAAPWLQEQVGGALAIGEHITAVQETFGKVFNAGTAFKRDGSQFDRLFADGASFRIGNLQAMSLHVPGHTPACLAYVIGDAVFPGDTLFMPDYGTARCDFPGGSARQLYRSIQRLLSLPDATRVFLCHDYKATGRDHFAWETTIGAERTTNMHVHEGVSEAMFVELREARDATLPMPRLILPSVQVNMCAGHLPEPEDNGVRYLKLPVDLL
- a CDS encoding DUF2254 domain-containing protein, which translates into the protein MLSRLRLAASKVTKRMWFRSTLYGALGIITALAGAFLKFLIPVGLAARIGADSVGNILGILAASMLTVTTFSLSTMVSAYGSASSSATPRAARLLIEDARAQGALATFIGAFLFSIVGLIALSTGIYGDSGRLVLFGATIAVIIVITVTLLRAIEQFSRFGRVGETIDLVERATKAAMKRRAEEPRLGGASAVPVGKGAILLVGDQIAYVEHVDVARIDGIAQEHDLRVHLLCQPGTFATPARPLIAIEGNPLPDVQSEVISAISFSDARSIENDPRFGLVVLAEIAQRAMSPAVNDPGTCIDVIGTCVRLLCAWASHTGDAATCEVLYPRVHVQCLDVRDMFEDAFTPISRDAAGSLEVNIRLQKAFVALAGSSNEATRVASQAHARIALERGLLGMDFEADRKALRAVVSYLTLEDVDQRS